A single region of the Solwaraspora sp. WMMD406 genome encodes:
- a CDS encoding ABC transporter ATP-binding protein encodes MTSTTHTHPHTHGHGVEHDHDHDVVPVSGRSLSTRLRSLMPLLGRHRRLIAVAYLAGALHQLLLLASSGIGAYVVARAAMGAALDQITGWLIVLGCLIVPLVALSIADSTYAHVAAFRALADTRAKVFGAFERLSPGYMLERRSGDLGSAVVSDVEQIELFFAHTLSPLAVATTVPVATTVALGWFHWSLACVLVPVLLLLASVPAWLRRQAERHGHELRDSLSQMSADNTDTFQGLRELVNFGAHAQRLGLLRKQSRRLAEAKSAHGRRSGIEYAATDTIALLGTLVVLVLGAWLVVEGELDRALFPVAVVLAAMAMLPVLKVTEVARELATVASSADRINTLLDAPAPVTDLVSLPPEGPIVPHVRFDAVTFAYRGDLAPAVRDISFEISPGETVALVGHSGAGKSTCANLLLRFWDVTAGSVSVGGHDVRDFPQEDLRRLMTLVPQDTFLFNTSMRENIRLGRADASDDEVEAAARAAQAHEFITTLPNGYDTGAGELGALMSGGQRQRIAIARALLKDAPILVMDEAVSNLDAASEQAVNRAMDEARHGRTTLIIAHRLSTIRTADRIVVLSGGRVVETGTHEELVAAAGAYVDLLASQLEG; translated from the coding sequence ATGACCTCGACCACCCACACCCACCCGCACACCCACGGACACGGCGTCGAGCACGACCACGACCACGACGTCGTGCCGGTGTCCGGCCGGTCGCTGAGCACCAGGCTGAGGAGCCTGATGCCCCTGCTGGGCAGACACCGCCGACTCATCGCGGTCGCCTATCTGGCAGGCGCGTTGCACCAACTGCTCCTGCTCGCCTCCTCCGGGATCGGCGCGTACGTGGTGGCACGGGCGGCCATGGGAGCCGCACTGGACCAGATCACCGGCTGGCTGATCGTGCTGGGCTGCCTGATCGTGCCGCTTGTCGCTTTGAGCATCGCCGACAGCACCTACGCCCACGTCGCCGCCTTCCGCGCGCTGGCCGACACCCGAGCTAAGGTGTTCGGCGCCTTCGAACGGCTCTCGCCCGGCTACATGCTCGAACGGCGTTCCGGCGACCTCGGTTCGGCCGTCGTCTCCGACGTGGAACAGATCGAGCTGTTCTTCGCCCACACGCTCAGCCCGCTGGCCGTCGCGACGACCGTTCCCGTTGCCACCACCGTCGCGTTGGGTTGGTTCCACTGGTCGCTGGCCTGCGTTCTGGTGCCGGTCCTGCTCCTGCTCGCCTCGGTCCCGGCATGGTTGCGGCGCCAGGCCGAACGACACGGACACGAGCTCCGCGATTCCCTCAGCCAGATGAGCGCCGACAACACCGACACCTTCCAGGGCCTGCGCGAACTGGTGAACTTCGGTGCGCACGCCCAGCGGCTCGGGCTGCTCCGCAAACAGAGCCGTCGCTTGGCCGAGGCCAAGTCCGCCCACGGACGCCGTAGCGGCATCGAGTACGCCGCCACGGACACCATCGCCCTGCTGGGAACACTCGTGGTGTTGGTTCTGGGCGCGTGGCTCGTCGTCGAGGGCGAGCTCGACCGTGCCCTCTTCCCGGTCGCCGTGGTGCTCGCCGCGATGGCGATGCTGCCGGTACTGAAGGTGACCGAGGTCGCACGCGAGCTGGCCACGGTCGCGTCATCGGCCGACCGCATCAACACGCTGCTCGACGCGCCCGCCCCGGTCACGGACCTGGTCAGCCTGCCACCCGAGGGGCCGATCGTGCCGCATGTCCGGTTCGACGCCGTCACCTTCGCGTACCGCGGCGACCTGGCACCCGCCGTACGGGACATCAGCTTCGAGATCAGCCCGGGCGAGACCGTCGCACTGGTGGGACACTCCGGCGCGGGCAAGTCGACCTGCGCCAACCTGCTGCTGAGGTTCTGGGACGTCACCGCCGGATCGGTGTCGGTGGGCGGACACGACGTCCGTGACTTTCCACAGGAGGACCTTCGCCGCCTCATGACACTGGTGCCGCAGGACACCTTTCTGTTCAACACCAGCATGCGCGAGAACATCCGCCTAGGCCGCGCCGACGCCTCCGACGACGAGGTCGAGGCCGCCGCACGCGCGGCCCAGGCCCACGAGTTCATCACGACGTTGCCGAACGGTTACGACACCGGCGCGGGTGAACTCGGCGCGCTCATGTCCGGCGGGCAGCGGCAGCGGATCGCGATCGCACGTGCCCTGCTGAAAGACGCCCCCATCCTCGTCATGGACGAGGCGGTGTCCAACCTCGACGCGGCGAGCGAGCAAGCGGTCAACCGGGCGATGGACGAAGCCCGACACGGTCGTACCACCTTGATCATCGCCCATCGGCTCTCCACCATCAGGACCGCCGACCGGATCGTCGTGCTGTCCGGCGGACGAGTGGTCGAGACCGGAACCCACGAGGAGCTCGTCGCGGCTGCCGGTGCGTACGTCGACCTGCTCGCCTCGCAACTCGAAGGATGA
- a CDS encoding cysteine synthase family protein — protein MIRDKVSDLIGRTPLLRLAVADRAATVLLKMEQYNPTGTAKIRMARNMVDEAEEQGLLAPGGWLVEATSGNTGLGLALIAAERGYKFTAVVDNHSSVDKLRGLLAYGAELLNVGGDAGGLATAERYATARRLAAEHGAYCTAQDSNPGNPNGYRPLARELHDDVGVGIHYLYGAVGTGGSLCGTGRVLRERIPDLKIIGVEPVGSVNFGGEEAPYHQSGTGTPVPSEICDTLDYDLIDEGVKVSDSEAFETCRYLARNFGILIGGSAGGVVYKALERAQTLGPETTIVVLVCDGGEKYLDTVFNDEWMAAEGLFDARVVDRLAAMLRYAPADGARKTSDEFH, from the coding sequence ATGATCAGAGACAAGGTATCCGACCTGATCGGGCGGACGCCGCTGCTCAGGCTGGCGGTGGCGGACAGGGCGGCAACCGTACTGCTCAAGATGGAGCAGTACAACCCCACCGGTACGGCGAAGATCCGGATGGCTCGCAACATGGTGGACGAGGCCGAAGAACAGGGATTGCTCGCCCCTGGCGGGTGGCTGGTCGAGGCCACGTCCGGCAACACCGGGCTCGGCCTGGCGCTCATCGCCGCCGAACGCGGATACAAGTTCACCGCGGTGGTGGACAACCACTCCAGCGTCGACAAGCTGCGCGGGTTGCTCGCCTACGGCGCGGAGCTGCTCAACGTCGGCGGGGACGCGGGGGGACTGGCCACCGCCGAGCGGTACGCCACGGCTCGTCGACTCGCCGCCGAGCATGGCGCGTACTGCACCGCGCAGGACAGCAACCCGGGGAATCCGAACGGCTACCGGCCGCTTGCCCGCGAGTTGCACGACGACGTGGGCGTGGGCATCCACTATCTGTACGGGGCGGTCGGCACCGGCGGGTCGCTCTGCGGCACCGGGCGTGTTCTCCGGGAGCGCATCCCGGACCTGAAGATCATCGGCGTCGAGCCGGTCGGCTCCGTCAACTTCGGCGGTGAAGAGGCGCCGTACCACCAGTCCGGCACCGGGACACCGGTACCGTCGGAGATCTGCGACACCCTCGACTACGATCTGATCGACGAGGGGGTCAAGGTCAGCGATTCGGAGGCCTTCGAAACCTGTCGCTATCTGGCCAGGAACTTCGGCATCCTGATCGGCGGCTCGGCGGGCGGCGTGGTCTACAAGGCGTTGGAGCGGGCGCAGACCCTGGGGCCCGAGACCACCATCGTCGTGCTGGTGTGTGACGGCGGTGAGAAGTACCTGGACACCGTGTTCAACGACGAGTGGATGGCGGCCGAGGGCCTGTTCGACGCTCGGGTCGTGGACCGGCTCGCCGCGATGCTGCGGTACGCCCCAGCCGACGGAGCCAGGAAGACATCTGACGAATTCCACTGA
- a CDS encoding ABC transporter ATP-binding protein encodes MGLRPRAWLDVAGLVGLMLLVTATYVGQGLMIADLLFRVFSSADVGSLLTPLAVIGVLQVLRIVLLVVRDWWAPRVSARVKEAVREGLTLKLMEIGPGQAQRMRTGDLQSTLVDSVELLDPLVGRFVPTVLASVLGSCLASVYVIAVDPLVGLVVLACALLAPLSKLLGERTIRERGGRWMVSYRGMYSESLDAVQGMATLKAFNASGRRGREMVERGEAFCRDSIGLMVAWCGTSSLGALMVPIGTAAAVGLGAWHAATGSVSVAGLFTILMLTRETFRPMNELEVAYHSAYSAIPAGRAVADVLRLEPDVRDAAATAPALRRDPPGLEFRDLRFCYPTRRTPALDGFDLVVAPGERVAIVGRSGAGKSTVIGLLMRYFDPDAGAIRVDDRDIREFPLADLRSLVGVVAQDTYLFHGTVRENLLLARPDATDEEIRRAVTAAQAADFIAHLPQGFETIVGERGLKLSGGERQRIAIARALLKDAPVLVLDEPTSSIDAANEADITQALGELTRGRTTVIIAHRLSTVRDADRIVVMDSGRVVEFGSHPDLVARKGLYAELVATQTGAPV; translated from the coding sequence ATGGGCTTGCGCCCGCGCGCGTGGCTGGACGTGGCCGGGCTCGTCGGGCTGATGTTGCTGGTGACGGCGACGTACGTCGGTCAGGGTCTGATGATCGCGGACCTGCTTTTCCGGGTCTTCTCGTCGGCTGACGTCGGCAGCCTGCTGACACCTCTGGCCGTGATCGGCGTGTTGCAGGTGCTCCGGATCGTGCTGCTGGTGGTACGGGACTGGTGGGCACCACGGGTGTCGGCACGGGTGAAGGAGGCGGTGCGTGAAGGGCTGACGTTGAAGTTGATGGAGATCGGTCCCGGACAGGCGCAGCGGATGCGTACCGGTGATCTGCAGTCGACGCTGGTGGACTCGGTGGAGCTGCTCGACCCGTTGGTGGGCCGATTCGTGCCGACCGTGCTGGCGTCGGTGCTGGGATCCTGCCTCGCCTCGGTGTACGTGATAGCGGTCGACCCGCTGGTGGGCCTGGTCGTGCTCGCGTGTGCGCTGCTGGCGCCGCTGTCGAAACTGCTCGGGGAGCGGACGATCAGGGAGCGTGGTGGCCGCTGGATGGTGTCCTACCGGGGCATGTACTCGGAGAGCCTGGACGCCGTACAGGGGATGGCGACGCTGAAGGCGTTCAACGCCAGCGGCCGGCGCGGCCGGGAGATGGTGGAGCGCGGTGAGGCGTTCTGCCGGGACTCCATCGGGCTGATGGTGGCGTGGTGCGGCACCTCCAGTCTCGGCGCGTTGATGGTGCCGATCGGTACGGCCGCTGCGGTGGGCCTGGGCGCCTGGCACGCGGCCACCGGCTCGGTGAGCGTCGCAGGGCTGTTCACGATTCTGATGCTGACCCGCGAGACCTTCCGCCCCATGAACGAGCTCGAGGTGGCGTACCACTCGGCGTACTCCGCCATCCCGGCCGGACGGGCGGTCGCCGACGTGCTGCGCCTGGAGCCGGACGTGCGGGACGCGGCGGCCACGGCGCCGGCATTGCGGCGCGACCCTCCCGGCCTGGAGTTCCGCGACCTCCGGTTCTGCTACCCGACGCGGCGTACGCCGGCCCTGGACGGATTCGACCTGGTGGTCGCGCCGGGTGAACGGGTGGCCATCGTGGGTCGTTCCGGAGCGGGCAAGAGCACGGTGATCGGGCTGTTGATGCGCTATTTCGATCCCGACGCGGGCGCCATCCGCGTCGACGACCGCGACATCCGGGAGTTCCCCCTGGCCGACCTGCGGTCACTGGTGGGCGTCGTCGCGCAGGACACCTACCTGTTCCACGGAACGGTGCGCGAGAACCTGCTGCTGGCCAGACCGGACGCCACCGACGAGGAGATCCGCCGCGCGGTGACCGCGGCGCAGGCGGCCGACTTCATCGCCCACCTGCCCCAGGGCTTCGAGACGATCGTCGGCGAACGCGGCCTGAAACTGTCCGGCGGCGAACGCCAGCGCATCGCGATCGCGCGCGCGCTGCTCAAGGACGCCCCCGTGCTCGTGCTCGACGAGCCGACGTCGAGCATCGACGCCGCCAACGAGGCGGATATCACCCAGGCGCTCGGAGAACTGACCCGTGGCCGGACGACGGTCATCATCGCGCACCGGCTGTCCACCGTGCGCGACGCCGACCGGATCGTGGTGATGGACTCCGGCCGGGTGGTCGAGTTCGGCAGCCACCCGGACCTGGTGGCGCGCAAGGGTCTCTACGCCGAACTCGTCGCGACGCAAACTGGAGCGCCCGTATGA
- a CDS encoding ornithine cyclodeaminase family protein — MSQGYAAPGQLWLLPQSEQEGLDFDYRQVLDVVERAYCSLREHGSNNPVKTIIEDPDDRSLSYSMVARDAGTETVCFKAVYEFDPSRKRDSYRFHSFIFIADDTTGAPIALMDVVKLGPLRSSASSALFARAACPDARSALVIGTGVQGQMALPMLLAALPNLERLQVCGTYAEGLRAVQDSVDGREVEIVDDLQKAAGEADILIGAAGLSVQKVVQRDWVKPGAIAVLLGYGVHDVFHGADYRIATDITQMHVTCGKLRAADGSLPPVDAELPDILLGRASARRDSDDVVFAYNSGMAVTDAALGRYIADLALAAGRGQRVDFW; from the coding sequence ATGTCACAAGGCTACGCCGCGCCCGGGCAGTTGTGGTTGTTGCCGCAGTCGGAACAGGAAGGGCTGGACTTCGACTACCGGCAGGTACTCGACGTCGTCGAGCGGGCCTACTGCTCCTTGCGCGAACACGGATCGAACAACCCGGTCAAGACGATCATCGAGGATCCGGATGATCGATCGCTGAGTTACTCGATGGTCGCCAGGGACGCCGGTACCGAGACCGTGTGCTTCAAAGCCGTCTACGAGTTCGATCCGAGCCGCAAGCGGGACAGCTACCGGTTCCACTCGTTCATCTTCATCGCCGACGACACCACCGGAGCGCCGATCGCGTTGATGGACGTGGTGAAGCTCGGGCCGTTGCGCTCGTCGGCCAGCAGCGCGCTGTTCGCCCGCGCGGCCTGCCCGGACGCCCGCAGCGCCCTGGTCATCGGCACGGGTGTCCAGGGACAGATGGCCCTGCCGATGCTGCTCGCGGCACTTCCGAACCTGGAACGGTTGCAGGTGTGCGGTACTTATGCCGAGGGGCTGCGGGCCGTTCAGGACAGTGTCGACGGCCGCGAGGTGGAGATCGTGGACGACCTCCAGAAGGCCGCGGGCGAAGCGGACATCCTGATTGGCGCCGCCGGTCTGTCCGTGCAGAAGGTGGTCCAGCGCGACTGGGTCAAACCGGGAGCGATCGCCGTACTGCTCGGCTACGGCGTCCACGACGTGTTCCACGGCGCGGACTACCGGATCGCGACCGACATCACCCAGATGCATGTCACCTGCGGCAAGCTGCGAGCGGCCGATGGCAGCCTGCCCCCGGTCGACGCCGAACTGCCGGACATCCTGCTCGGACGGGCGTCGGCCCGGCGCGACTCCGACGATGTGGTCTTCGCGTACAACAGCGGCATGGCGGTCACCGACGCCGCGCTGGGCCGGTACATCGCCGATCTCGCGCTGGCTGCCGGGCGTGGGCAGCGGGTCGATTTCTGGTGA
- a CDS encoding lysylphosphatidylglycerol synthase transmembrane domain-containing protein — MSATEPQGQEPDLSDADDLGGRRSDPDDRGGQRSRGWFHRSVTAVFLVVTLGAIAIMLRGQDWSVLGTTLRSQRPGLLALMVGLALLANAAALLAAMLAWRSMLSGVSDGVTAVGAARIFFVGQFAKYVPGKVFGFIVSIRIGKTMGVPATRMASAWLLTLVIGLLTGATVGLAVGPEVLGGSVIWFALAAVPIVVTLVRPQLISQAAVVVARLRRRPPPEATVPGRVIRRVVVTQLVSWLAGGVQLWFLAIAMGAPPAGSFLLCVGVFSLGAVAGVFAVFTPDGLGVREVILLGALSLVMPIPAAGVVALLSRLVVVVSELVTAGIGLLVVEFLRRRHARPGDSSATHVGRQSPVPVVSAPR, encoded by the coding sequence GTGTCGGCGACAGAACCGCAAGGCCAGGAGCCTGATCTGAGCGACGCCGACGATCTCGGCGGGCGGCGGTCGGATCCCGACGATCGCGGCGGGCAGCGGTCGCGCGGCTGGTTCCACCGGTCGGTGACCGCCGTTTTCCTGGTCGTGACCCTCGGTGCCATCGCAATCATGCTGCGGGGCCAGGACTGGTCGGTGCTGGGCACGACGCTGCGGAGTCAGCGGCCGGGCCTGCTCGCCCTGATGGTGGGGCTCGCGCTGCTCGCCAACGCCGCCGCGCTGCTCGCGGCGATGCTGGCCTGGCGGTCGATGCTGTCGGGTGTCAGTGACGGCGTCACGGCCGTCGGCGCCGCGCGGATCTTCTTCGTCGGCCAGTTCGCCAAGTACGTGCCGGGCAAGGTCTTCGGCTTCATCGTCAGTATCCGCATCGGCAAGACGATGGGCGTACCGGCCACCCGGATGGCCTCCGCGTGGCTGCTGACGCTGGTGATCGGCTTGCTGACCGGCGCCACCGTCGGGCTGGCCGTCGGGCCCGAGGTGCTCGGCGGCTCGGTGATCTGGTTCGCGTTGGCAGCCGTGCCGATCGTTGTGACCCTGGTCCGCCCGCAGCTGATCAGTCAGGCGGCGGTCGTGGTGGCCCGGCTGCGGCGGCGTCCGCCGCCGGAGGCCACCGTGCCCGGCCGGGTCATTCGCCGGGTCGTGGTGACCCAACTGGTGTCGTGGCTGGCGGGTGGGGTCCAGCTGTGGTTCCTCGCGATTGCGATGGGCGCCCCACCGGCCGGTTCGTTCCTGCTGTGTGTCGGGGTGTTCAGCCTCGGTGCCGTAGCCGGTGTCTTCGCGGTCTTCACCCCCGACGGCCTTGGCGTCCGAGAGGTCATCCTGCTAGGCGCGCTCAGCCTGGTCATGCCGATACCCGCGGCCGGCGTGGTGGCTTTGCTGAGTCGGCTGGTGGTGGTGGTGAGCGAACTCGTCACCGCTGGCATCGGCCTGTTGGTGGTCGAGTTCCTACGGCGCCGGCACGCCCGGCCCGGCGATTCGTCCGCCACCCACGTCGGTAGGCAATCGCCGGTGCCCGTGGTCAGCGCGCCACGGTGA
- the hisC gene encoding histidinol-phosphate transaminase: protein MSRALEPATSASLVRRVVASLPAYDPGADPDEVAARSGAARVIKLSNNESPFGVSPAATEAVCRRLAAGVSRYPDPTGKRLAEAVGQSLAVPAERVVLGNGSENVLELLCQAVLDPGDLVITQVPGFSLHEIFPRMVGARVGKVPVTTEFGFDAAAWRAALAADPKLVFLANPCNPTGAMLGTGELERIVADTPESALLVLDEAYCEFARPDPDYPDGLAVLRGRKRPWMVLRTFSKAYGLAGIRVGYGIASDAALVQALNRVRTPYNVNQLAQDAAIAALGDRAHLADTVRRTGLEIARVTDRLRAAGFRVAPSSANFVFIDTGRRSDEVAHELYGVGIIVKAWREPGYENFIRASLSFPEDNDVFVRCLTEICARG from the coding sequence ATGAGCCGTGCCCTCGAACCAGCGACCTCGGCGTCCCTGGTGCGCCGGGTGGTCGCGAGTCTGCCCGCCTACGACCCCGGCGCCGACCCGGACGAGGTGGCCGCCCGCAGCGGTGCCGCCCGCGTGATCAAGTTGTCCAACAACGAGAGCCCGTTCGGCGTGTCCCCGGCGGCCACCGAAGCGGTATGTCGGCGCCTGGCCGCCGGCGTCTCCCGCTATCCGGATCCCACGGGCAAACGGCTGGCGGAGGCGGTCGGACAGAGCCTGGCCGTGCCTGCGGAGCGCGTCGTACTCGGCAACGGTTCGGAGAACGTCCTGGAGCTGTTGTGCCAGGCGGTTCTCGATCCGGGCGATCTGGTGATCACCCAGGTGCCCGGGTTCAGCCTGCACGAGATCTTTCCGCGCATGGTGGGGGCCCGGGTGGGGAAGGTGCCGGTCACCACGGAGTTCGGGTTCGACGCCGCCGCCTGGCGTGCCGCACTGGCGGCGGACCCGAAACTCGTCTTCCTCGCCAACCCCTGCAATCCGACCGGCGCGATGCTCGGCACCGGCGAACTTGAGCGAATCGTGGCCGACACTCCGGAGTCGGCGTTGCTGGTGCTCGACGAGGCGTATTGCGAGTTCGCCCGCCCCGACCCGGACTACCCCGACGGGCTGGCGGTGCTCCGCGGGCGGAAGCGACCGTGGATGGTGTTGCGCACCTTCTCCAAGGCCTACGGCCTGGCGGGCATCAGGGTGGGGTACGGCATCGCCTCCGACGCCGCTCTGGTCCAGGCACTGAACCGGGTCCGCACTCCCTACAACGTCAACCAACTGGCCCAGGACGCCGCCATCGCGGCGCTGGGCGACCGCGCCCATCTGGCTGACACCGTCCGGCGGACCGGCCTGGAGATCGCCCGGGTGACGGACCGCTTGCGCGCCGCCGGCTTCCGCGTGGCGCCGTCCTCGGCCAACTTCGTGTTCATCGACACGGGACGCCGCTCCGACGAGGTGGCCCACGAGCTATACGGCGTCGGGATCATCGTCAAGGCCTGGCGTGAGCCGGGATACGAGAACTTCATCCGAGCCTCACTGTCGTTTCCCGAGGACAACGACGTCTTCGTGCGCTGTCTGACGGAAATCTGCGCAAGGGGATAG
- a CDS encoding glycosyltransferase family 2 protein, translated as MGGQPHVSVIIPNYNYARTLSACIEAVQRQTYPGIEIIVADDCSTDDSVAVARSMGVTVLESPVNSGVSTARNLGAEHARGDILFFVDSDVALEPDAVTRAVEILQTEAGLGAVCGMYQPEPMFPDSLVKRYRAIQQYVWFNEIDGPIPGLHSALFAIRTEVFREIGPFNTRLRWTEEQDYGFRLNARYIVRAAASIRGRHDHDGTLGVMITKVFHRTRLGAPNWVRLKALPGGAGTSYRALGSGFILAAVLGVVSAVLLGPWALLAAAVCLGIGMALDWRTYAYAYRHHGILFGLQFTALHLLVTLTSAVAAGIGILQGLLFPGRMRRLYV; from the coding sequence ATGGGTGGGCAACCGCACGTTTCGGTGATCATCCCGAACTACAACTACGCGAGGACGTTGTCCGCGTGCATCGAGGCGGTGCAACGGCAGACCTATCCCGGGATCGAGATCATCGTCGCGGACGACTGCAGCACCGACGACTCGGTCGCCGTCGCCCGGAGCATGGGCGTGACGGTGCTGGAAAGTCCAGTCAACAGCGGAGTGTCCACCGCGCGCAATCTCGGTGCCGAGCATGCTCGTGGCGACATCCTGTTCTTCGTCGACTCCGACGTCGCGCTGGAACCCGACGCGGTCACGAGGGCGGTCGAGATCCTGCAGACCGAGGCCGGCCTCGGCGCGGTCTGCGGCATGTACCAGCCCGAACCCATGTTCCCCGACAGCCTGGTCAAGCGCTACCGGGCAATCCAGCAGTACGTCTGGTTCAACGAGATCGACGGCCCCATCCCGGGACTGCACTCCGCGCTGTTCGCGATCCGTACGGAGGTGTTCCGCGAGATTGGTCCGTTCAACACCCGGCTGCGGTGGACCGAGGAACAGGATTACGGCTTCCGGCTCAACGCCCGATACATCGTCCGGGCGGCCGCGTCGATCCGGGGCCGGCACGACCACGACGGAACGCTCGGCGTCATGATCACGAAAGTATTCCATCGCACCCGTCTCGGCGCGCCGAACTGGGTGCGGTTGAAGGCCCTGCCGGGTGGGGCCGGAACGAGTTACCGGGCCCTGGGCAGCGGATTCATTCTCGCCGCCGTGCTCGGCGTGGTATCGGCGGTCCTGCTTGGACCATGGGCCTTGTTGGCCGCCGCCGTCTGCCTCGGCATCGGTATGGCACTCGACTGGCGGACTTACGCGTACGCGTACCGCCACCATGGCATCCTGTTCGGACTACAATTCACCGCGCTGCATCTCCTGGTGACGCTGACCTCCGCGGTCGCCGCCGGCATCGGGATCCTGCAGGGCCTGCTGTTCCCGGGCCGGATGCGGCGGCTCTACGTGTAG
- a CDS encoding alanine racemase, whose product MATLLDDHRALLVDLLDGLGSPLHVVLPEVFEENVAALRQAFAETGAEVDILFAKKANKADCFVRSAAVLGVGIDAASTAELVKALAGGVPGHRIGISGPEKDDTLHALAVQHDCLVAIDSISELRRLAATARLARRQVRVLLRARTESQPTSRFGMAAAERDAAVDMCLELTEHVSFRGFSFHLNGYSPEERAAAANEMIEHCLDARRRGAHAAELVDIGGGLPMRYVDPGLWDEFVQQNEPGHYHPAKTSKGLYFYPYGGLSPTQAARMIMSHPVDGDESLSAKAARHRIRFIVEPGRSLLDQAGFTMYRVQQVDDRRDTDGYAIVTVTGNSLNLCEQWFNTDYLPDPLLLSAQSVADEMFPASVAGSTCLENDMVTWRKIGFPRPVRPGDQLVYLNTAGYHSDFLESRFHDTALPLKAVLRLGDAAPRWRLDGI is encoded by the coding sequence GTGGCTACGCTTCTGGACGATCATCGAGCACTGCTTGTCGACCTCCTGGATGGCCTTGGCTCGCCACTGCACGTCGTGTTACCGGAAGTCTTCGAGGAAAACGTCGCAGCCCTCAGACAGGCGTTCGCCGAGACGGGCGCCGAGGTCGACATCTTGTTCGCCAAAAAGGCGAACAAGGCCGACTGCTTCGTCAGATCGGCCGCCGTCCTCGGCGTCGGAATCGATGCCGCCAGCACCGCCGAACTGGTCAAAGCCCTTGCTGGCGGTGTACCCGGACATCGGATCGGCATTTCCGGCCCGGAGAAGGACGACACACTGCACGCTCTCGCCGTCCAGCACGACTGCCTGGTCGCCATCGACTCGATCAGCGAACTTCGTAGACTGGCCGCGACCGCGCGGCTCGCGCGTCGACAGGTCAGGGTGCTGCTGCGTGCTCGGACGGAAAGCCAACCGACAAGCCGTTTCGGCATGGCCGCCGCCGAGCGCGACGCGGCTGTCGACATGTGTCTGGAACTCACCGAACACGTGAGCTTCCGAGGATTCTCGTTCCACTTGAACGGCTATTCTCCCGAGGAACGGGCGGCGGCGGCGAACGAGATGATCGAGCACTGCCTCGACGCCAGGCGGCGTGGCGCGCACGCCGCCGAGCTGGTCGACATCGGCGGCGGGTTGCCGATGCGCTATGTCGATCCGGGACTCTGGGACGAGTTCGTCCAGCAGAACGAACCTGGCCACTATCACCCGGCCAAGACCTCCAAGGGCTTGTACTTCTACCCGTACGGAGGTCTTTCTCCCACCCAGGCCGCACGTATGATCATGAGCCACCCGGTCGACGGTGACGAGAGCCTGTCGGCGAAGGCGGCACGCCACCGCATCCGTTTCATCGTCGAGCCCGGCCGGTCATTGCTGGACCAGGCCGGATTCACGATGTACCGCGTGCAGCAGGTCGACGACCGGCGGGACACCGACGGATACGCGATCGTCACCGTCACTGGTAACAGTCTGAACCTTTGTGAACAATGGTTCAACACCGACTATCTCCCGGACCCTTTGCTGCTGTCCGCCCAGTCCGTTGCCGACGAGATGTTCCCGGCCAGTGTCGCGGGTTCGACCTGTCTGGAAAACGACATGGTGACCTGGCGAAAGATCGGGTTTCCTCGACCCGTACGGCCCGGTGATCAATTGGTCTATCTGAACACCGCCGGCTATCACTCGGACTTCCTTGAATCACGGTTCCATGACACCGCGTTGCCGTTGAAAGCGGTTCTCCGGCTCGGTGACGCAGCACCGCGTTGGCGTCTGGACGGAATCTGA